The following proteins are encoded in a genomic region of Catellatospora sp. TT07R-123:
- a CDS encoding carbohydrate ABC transporter permease produces MKPPAPSRRPTGRFATTLAWAYALVLAAPLYYLAASALKTNIEIFTHPFALPTRWLWENFGTAWQTADLGPALLNSALISVVAIVLTLGLAVPAAYALAYRDNRLARMITGVFSAGFLIPPFAALIPTVILAIKMGLFYTREFQILFLPASALPLSVLLLTQFMRTVPPALVESAALDGAGHWRLLRNVYVPIAMPGIVSVTILQLLTFWNEYLFSLTITGTAADVRTAQVALPTLLSDATDYGVLAAGTVLTLLPVYVAYSLSSRRMQEALTAGAVKG; encoded by the coding sequence ATGAAACCGCCTGCCCCGTCCCGCCGCCCCACCGGCAGATTCGCAACCACCCTGGCCTGGGCATACGCGCTGGTGCTCGCCGCGCCGCTGTACTACCTGGCGGCCAGTGCGCTGAAGACCAACATCGAGATCTTCACCCACCCGTTCGCGCTGCCCACCCGGTGGCTGTGGGAGAACTTCGGCACCGCCTGGCAGACCGCCGACCTCGGGCCCGCGCTGCTCAACTCCGCACTGATCTCCGTCGTGGCCATCGTGCTGACCCTCGGCCTGGCCGTGCCCGCCGCGTACGCGCTGGCCTACCGGGACAACCGGCTCGCCCGCATGATCACCGGCGTGTTCTCCGCCGGGTTCCTCATCCCGCCGTTCGCCGCGCTCATCCCCACCGTCATCCTCGCGATCAAGATGGGGCTGTTCTACACCCGCGAGTTCCAGATCCTGTTCCTGCCGGCCAGCGCCCTGCCCCTGTCGGTGCTGCTGCTCACCCAGTTCATGCGCACCGTGCCGCCGGCCTTGGTGGAGTCGGCGGCACTCGACGGCGCCGGGCACTGGCGGCTGCTGCGCAACGTCTACGTCCCGATCGCGATGCCCGGCATCGTCAGCGTGACGATCCTGCAGCTGCTGACCTTCTGGAACGAGTACCTGTTCTCCCTGACCATCACCGGCACCGCCGCCGACGTGCGCACCGCGCAGGTCGCCCTGCCGACCCTGCTGTCCGACGCCACCGACTACGGCGTGCTGGCGGCAGGCACCGTGCTGACCCTGCTGCCGGTCTACGTCGCGTACTCGCTGTCCAGCCGCCGCATGCAGGAGGCGCTCACCGCCGGGGCGGTGAAGGGATGA
- a CDS encoding glycoside hydrolase family 2 protein, giving the protein MTQTTQAVTAAATRLDLGGTWELTWSAGPDDTPGPVRTATIAATVPGQVHTALLDAGLLPDPDLGWGELAQTWVGHCEWTYRRNVHWTPVPGTRTDLVADGLDTFATVHVNGRPVGTARDQHLAYRWQVDEVLVPGDNVIEVRFSSAWDAALRHERAHGALPSPYDEPYAHVRKTAANFGWDWGPHFVTAGIWRDIRLETYTGRIEHVRPLVDLADDHRHARLTCHVRVDAPAGALVRVDLTDPAGLPCGSAAGTVDEGEAAVTIAVTDPELWWPTGLGAQPLYRAHVALQHVGVVLDTAATRLGVRSVSVEETPDHLGTRWALAVNGRTVRVRGYNWIPDDTLPARATPERVTARLDQALAGNANLLRVWGGGHFATEQFLDACDERGLLVWHDFLFACAAYCEDDDMIELVTAEAEQAVARMSAHPSLVLWCGGNETVQGWHHWKWADQVGTRGWGAAYYLDVLPGVLARLDPTRPYLPNSPWSGSIDRDPTAGTHGPSHLWDAWNEADYTHYRDHDPSFVAEMGWCGPPAWTTLARATDGETPGPDSPLTRHHLRAIDGMHKLTRGLQPHVPAPATGPDWHLATQVVQARAVSTGVEWLRTRERCGGVVIWQLNDCWPAISWSAVDHAGIEKPLWHALRRSFAPRLATVQPVQPGPTHDPAGTRGLELVLVNDSPTPWSPDLVVRRVALDGRELARGHLQPACPAGRLVRLPLGPEIALPTDPCAEILVVDTDGTRATWAYRPERDLTPPPPEREVGVSVVDGSLRIAVDARTILRDVCVLADLLAAPLGLAPHELRVDDALVTLLPGERHVFHVSRRDSRPVPAASAALIGARLLDQAVRSFGEVSQAGPR; this is encoded by the coding sequence ATGACGCAGACCACGCAGGCCGTCACCGCGGCCGCGACCCGGCTCGACCTCGGCGGCACCTGGGAGCTGACCTGGTCGGCCGGACCGGACGACACCCCCGGCCCCGTCCGCACCGCGACCATCGCGGCGACCGTGCCCGGCCAGGTCCACACCGCGCTGCTCGACGCGGGCCTGCTCCCCGATCCCGACCTCGGGTGGGGCGAGCTGGCGCAGACCTGGGTCGGCCACTGCGAGTGGACCTACCGCAGGAACGTCCACTGGACGCCGGTCCCGGGCACGCGGACCGACCTCGTCGCCGACGGCCTGGACACGTTCGCCACCGTCCACGTCAACGGCCGGCCCGTCGGCACGGCCCGCGACCAGCATCTGGCCTACCGCTGGCAGGTCGACGAGGTCCTGGTGCCCGGCGACAACGTGATCGAGGTCCGGTTCTCCTCGGCCTGGGACGCCGCCCTGCGGCACGAACGCGCGCACGGGGCCCTGCCCAGTCCATACGACGAACCCTACGCCCACGTCCGCAAGACAGCCGCCAACTTCGGCTGGGACTGGGGACCGCACTTCGTCACCGCCGGGATCTGGCGCGACATCCGGCTGGAGACCTACACCGGCCGCATCGAGCACGTCCGGCCCCTGGTGGACCTGGCCGACGACCACCGCCACGCCCGGCTGACCTGCCACGTACGGGTCGACGCCCCGGCAGGCGCACTGGTCCGCGTCGACCTCACCGACCCGGCCGGTCTGCCGTGCGGATCGGCAGCCGGGACCGTCGACGAGGGCGAGGCCGCCGTCACCATCGCCGTCACCGACCCTGAACTCTGGTGGCCCACCGGCCTCGGCGCCCAGCCGCTGTACCGCGCGCACGTCGCACTCCAGCACGTCGGCGTCGTGCTGGACACTGCCGCCACCCGGCTCGGCGTACGCAGCGTCTCCGTCGAGGAGACCCCCGACCACCTCGGCACCCGGTGGGCCCTGGCCGTCAACGGCCGCACCGTGCGCGTCCGCGGCTACAACTGGATCCCCGACGACACCCTGCCCGCCCGTGCCACCCCCGAGCGCGTCACCGCACGCCTCGACCAGGCCCTGGCCGGCAATGCCAACCTGCTGCGCGTCTGGGGCGGCGGGCACTTCGCCACCGAGCAGTTCCTCGACGCGTGCGACGAACGCGGCCTGCTCGTCTGGCACGACTTCCTGTTCGCCTGCGCCGCCTACTGCGAAGACGACGACATGATCGAGCTGGTCACCGCCGAGGCCGAACAGGCCGTGGCCCGCATGTCGGCCCACCCCAGCCTCGTGCTGTGGTGCGGCGGCAATGAGACCGTACAGGGCTGGCACCACTGGAAGTGGGCCGACCAGGTCGGCACCCGGGGCTGGGGTGCCGCCTACTACCTCGACGTCCTGCCGGGCGTGCTGGCCCGGCTCGACCCGACCCGGCCGTACCTGCCGAACTCGCCGTGGTCGGGCAGCATCGACCGCGACCCGACCGCCGGCACCCACGGACCGAGCCACCTGTGGGACGCCTGGAACGAGGCCGACTACACCCACTACCGCGACCACGATCCGTCGTTCGTCGCCGAGATGGGCTGGTGCGGGCCGCCCGCCTGGACCACCCTCGCCCGCGCCACCGACGGCGAGACCCCGGGACCCGACTCGCCGCTGACCCGGCACCACCTGCGCGCCATCGACGGCATGCACAAACTGACCCGCGGGCTCCAGCCGCACGTGCCCGCCCCTGCCACCGGCCCCGACTGGCACCTCGCGACCCAGGTGGTCCAGGCCCGCGCGGTCTCGACCGGCGTCGAGTGGCTGCGCACCCGCGAACGCTGCGGCGGCGTGGTCATCTGGCAGCTCAACGACTGCTGGCCGGCGATCAGCTGGTCGGCCGTCGACCACGCCGGCATCGAGAAACCGCTCTGGCACGCCCTGCGCCGCTCGTTCGCCCCGCGCCTGGCCACCGTCCAGCCGGTCCAGCCCGGACCCACCCACGACCCGGCCGGGACGCGGGGGCTCGAACTCGTGCTCGTCAACGACTCACCCACCCCGTGGTCGCCTGACCTCGTGGTCCGCCGGGTCGCCCTCGACGGGCGCGAGCTGGCCCGCGGCCACCTCCAGCCCGCCTGCCCGGCCGGGCGCCTCGTCCGGCTGCCGCTCGGGCCTGAGATCGCCCTGCCCACCGACCCGTGTGCCGAGATCCTGGTCGTCGACACCGACGGCACCAGAGCGACCTGGGCCTACCGCCCGGAGCGGGACCTGACTCCCCCGCCGCCGGAACGGGAGGTCGGCGTCTCGGTCGTGGACGGAAGCCTGCGCATCGCGGTCGACGCCCGGACGATCCTGCGCGACGTGTGCGTCCTCGCCGACCTGCTCGCCGCGCCGCTCGGCCTCGCGCCGCACGAGCTCCGCGTCGACGACGCCCTCGTCACGCTGCTACCCGGGGAGAGGCACGTGTTCCACGTCAGCCGCCGCGACAGCCGCCCGGTCCCGGCCGCGTCGGCGGCGCTGATCGGCGCAAGGCTGCTCGACCAGGCCGTACGGTCGTTCGGCGAGGTCTCGCAGGCAGGCCCGCGATGA
- a CDS encoding ROK family protein: protein MRRVLAVDVGGTKFAAAVVAEDGTILTRSERVHLGAEPDGVLADVVADVLAGPVDAIGVGTAGPLDPVRGTVSPVNIPAWRDFPLAAVVRQLTPDHPAVAIAGDAQCMAIGECWRGAAPTGRAVLGVVVSTGVGGGLILDGRPYLGPTGNAGQLGHITADPAGPPCPCGNLGCVEVLASGPALVRHALRLGWKPEAAADGPALAAAAGRGDAAAVAAFERAGDALAVAFQTAAAMCDLDCVVIGGGVAAAGRVLFDPIRRALARRGGLAFARRFDVRAGGLGRDAGLLGAASLALAQASADVRYPAETLSA, encoded by the coding sequence ATGAGGCGGGTACTGGCCGTGGACGTCGGCGGGACCAAGTTCGCCGCGGCGGTCGTCGCCGAGGACGGGACGATCCTCACCCGGTCCGAGCGGGTCCATCTGGGCGCCGAGCCGGACGGCGTCCTGGCCGACGTGGTCGCCGACGTGCTCGCCGGTCCCGTGGACGCGATCGGCGTCGGCACCGCGGGGCCGCTGGACCCCGTCCGCGGCACCGTGTCGCCGGTGAACATCCCGGCGTGGCGGGACTTTCCCCTGGCCGCCGTCGTACGGCAGCTGACCCCGGACCATCCCGCCGTGGCGATCGCGGGTGACGCGCAATGTATGGCCATCGGCGAATGCTGGCGCGGCGCCGCGCCCACGGGCCGGGCCGTGCTCGGGGTCGTGGTGTCCACCGGCGTCGGCGGCGGCCTGATCCTGGACGGCAGGCCGTACCTGGGGCCGACCGGCAACGCGGGTCAGCTCGGCCACATCACGGCCGACCCGGCCGGGCCGCCGTGCCCGTGCGGCAACCTGGGCTGTGTGGAGGTCCTCGCCAGCGGGCCCGCCCTGGTCCGGCACGCGCTGCGGCTGGGCTGGAAGCCGGAGGCGGCCGCGGACGGACCGGCGCTCGCGGCCGCCGCCGGGCGTGGCGACGCTGCCGCGGTCGCGGCGTTCGAGCGGGCCGGGGACGCCCTGGCGGTGGCGTTCCAGACCGCTGCGGCAATGTGCGATCTGGACTGCGTCGTCATCGGCGGCGGGGTGGCCGCCGCCGGACGGGTCCTGTTCGATCCGATCAGGCGGGCGCTGGCCCGCCGCGGCGGACTGGCCTTCGCGAGGCGGTTCGACGTCCGGGCCGGTGGCCTCGGGCGGGACGCGGGCCTGCTCGGTGCGGCGTCGCTCGCCTTGGCGCAGGCGTCCGCCGACGTGCGGTATCCCGCCGAGACCCTGTCAGCCTGA
- a CDS encoding cupin domain-containing protein, producing MSDGQPMPQTRGVAVELLATVDLGPEIEGMEGFQLRMRMVTIEPGGVFGPVHDHKGRPGTVYVLQGTITDHRDGTTTEYGPGLGWPEDRNTLHWLENRGTVPAVEVSVDVVRAG from the coding sequence ATGAGCGATGGACAGCCGATGCCGCAGACCCGGGGCGTCGCGGTGGAACTGCTGGCCACCGTCGATCTCGGTCCCGAGATCGAGGGTATGGAAGGGTTCCAGCTCCGCATGCGCATGGTGACCATCGAGCCCGGCGGGGTCTTCGGCCCGGTCCACGACCACAAGGGCAGGCCGGGGACCGTCTACGTGCTGCAGGGGACGATCACCGACCACCGCGACGGGACCACCACGGAATACGGGCCGGGCCTGGGCTGGCCAGAGGACCGGAACACGCTCCACTGGCTGGAGAACAGGGGGACGGTCCCCGCGGTCGAGGTCTCGGTCGACGTCGTACGGGCCGGGTAG
- a CDS encoding LacI family DNA-binding transcriptional regulator, with amino-acid sequence MSRSKPTIDDVARMAGVSRATASRVINNAPGASNPLRVRVHEAVAKLSYQPNEAARALASGRPRAVDVIAVTCDPPGGWLGSNPYYSRVLAGMMPLMKGVGAQLRVHALSPETAAEALDEIAAGVTLGAVLTDVPPALAARFHRRCRRVVSLVPTAATVPAMVADNVGGAYAAVTELHRLGRRRIAAVHGPAINTCAADRRIGHLRAIQQLGLADISTDAPFTREAGYHAAQRLLEQHPDLDAVFVACDLMAAGVVQALTAGGQRVPEDVCVIGFDDSVAAICTNPPLTTMRLPVEEMAAAAVRLLLSGTIMSGQRQPFPAELVLRQSTGHLTAV; translated from the coding sequence ATGAGCAGGTCCAAGCCGACGATCGACGACGTCGCGCGCATGGCGGGCGTGTCCCGGGCCACGGCGTCCCGGGTGATCAACAATGCGCCCGGAGCGTCCAACCCGTTGCGGGTGCGGGTGCACGAGGCGGTGGCCAAACTCAGCTACCAGCCCAACGAGGCGGCTCGCGCCCTGGCTTCCGGCCGCCCCCGGGCCGTCGACGTCATCGCCGTGACCTGCGATCCGCCCGGCGGCTGGCTGGGCTCGAACCCGTACTACAGCCGGGTCCTGGCCGGAATGATGCCGCTGATGAAGGGCGTGGGCGCACAGCTGCGGGTGCACGCCCTGAGCCCCGAGACGGCGGCCGAGGCACTGGACGAGATCGCCGCCGGGGTCACCCTCGGCGCCGTGCTGACCGACGTCCCCCCGGCGCTGGCCGCGCGCTTCCACCGCCGGTGCCGCCGCGTGGTCTCCCTGGTCCCGACCGCGGCCACGGTCCCGGCGATGGTCGCCGACAACGTCGGCGGGGCGTACGCGGCGGTGACGGAACTGCACCGCCTGGGCCGCCGCCGGATCGCGGCCGTCCACGGCCCGGCGATCAACACCTGCGCCGCCGATCGGCGCATCGGGCACCTGCGCGCCATCCAGCAGCTGGGGCTGGCCGACATCAGCACCGACGCCCCCTTCACCAGGGAAGCCGGCTACCACGCCGCCCAGCGGCTGCTGGAGCAGCACCCGGATCTCGACGCGGTATTCGTGGCCTGCGATCTGATGGCGGCAGGCGTGGTCCAGGCGCTCACGGCCGGCGGTCAGCGCGTGCCCGAGGACGTCTGCGTCATCGGGTTCGACGACAGTGTGGCCGCGATCTGCACGAACCCGCCGCTGACCACGATGCGCCTGCCGGTGGAGGAGATGGCCGCCGCCGCGGTGCGGCTGCTGCTGTCCGGCACCATCATGTCCGGCCAGCGCCAGCCGTTCCCGGCCGAACTCGTCCTGCGCCAGAGCACCGGCCACCTCACCGCCGTGTGA
- a CDS encoding EF-hand domain-containing protein, protein MDIEISDRIRLRFDLFDADGNGVLEPEDFVAVADRIIQAVGAAPTDPKARALRAAHDQYWQSLRSASAAERVDLPAYAAIVSADGWFDQYGLAYAEALADICDRDDDGLISLTEFQPVMEAAGFAPGKVRALFASFDRDGSGSIDRGEWIAGIGEFYDPTVSDAVTGVLAGA, encoded by the coding sequence ATGGACATTGAGATCTCCGACCGTATCCGGTTGCGCTTCGACCTCTTCGACGCCGACGGCAACGGCGTGCTCGAGCCGGAGGACTTCGTCGCGGTAGCCGACCGGATCATCCAGGCGGTGGGGGCGGCGCCGACCGACCCCAAGGCCCGCGCCCTGCGTGCCGCGCACGACCAGTACTGGCAGAGCCTGCGGTCCGCGAGCGCCGCGGAGCGGGTCGACCTGCCGGCCTACGCCGCCATCGTGTCGGCCGACGGCTGGTTCGACCAGTACGGACTGGCCTACGCGGAGGCGCTGGCCGACATCTGCGACCGTGACGACGACGGGCTGATCAGCCTCACCGAGTTCCAGCCCGTCATGGAGGCTGCGGGATTCGCCCCCGGCAAGGTGCGGGCCCTGTTCGCGTCGTTCGACCGGGACGGCAGCGGCAGCATCGACCGCGGCGAGTGGATCGCGGGAATCGGGGAGTTCTACGACCCGACCGTCTCCGACGCGGTCACCGGGGTGCTCGCCGGCGCGTGA
- a CDS encoding SDR family NAD(P)-dependent oxidoreductase, translating into MRNNSGRFGLEGKTALVTGASRGIGRAIALGLAEAGADVAVLARSTGALAEGAKEIEAMGRRAFAYTCDVDDAEQIRRTVAAAIADLGHLDVVVNNAGGFEHVGPFLAMTADDWTKILRTNLDSVVHVCRAAGEHMTARGTGSLINVASVGGYNGVPMLSPYAVAKAGVISLTRTLAVEWGAAGVRVNAIAPGWTRTQLTSAFAGNPELADGLIQAVPLGVWGEPDDLAGAAVYLAGDAARMVTGLSLTVDGGVTAYNTGPAMLDLLQAGRIPV; encoded by the coding sequence ATGCGGAACAATTCAGGGCGTTTCGGCCTCGAAGGCAAGACGGCACTGGTGACCGGCGCTTCCCGGGGCATCGGGCGGGCGATCGCGCTCGGGCTGGCCGAGGCCGGGGCGGATGTCGCCGTCCTGGCCCGCAGCACCGGGGCGCTCGCCGAGGGCGCCAAGGAGATCGAGGCGATGGGCCGGCGCGCATTCGCCTACACCTGCGACGTCGACGACGCCGAGCAGATCCGCCGGACGGTGGCGGCGGCGATCGCCGACCTGGGCCACCTCGACGTCGTCGTCAACAACGCCGGTGGATTCGAGCATGTCGGACCGTTCCTCGCGATGACCGCCGACGACTGGACGAAGATCCTGCGCACCAACCTCGACTCGGTGGTGCACGTGTGCCGCGCGGCGGGCGAGCACATGACCGCCAGGGGCACCGGATCCCTGATCAACGTCGCCTCGGTGGGGGGCTACAACGGGGTACCCATGCTGTCGCCGTACGCGGTGGCCAAGGCGGGGGTCATCTCGCTGACCCGGACGCTGGCCGTCGAGTGGGGCGCCGCCGGGGTGCGGGTCAACGCGATCGCGCCCGGCTGGACCAGGACCCAGCTCACCAGCGCTTTCGCGGGCAATCCCGAGCTGGCCGACGGGCTGATCCAGGCGGTCCCGCTGGGGGTGTGGGGCGAGCCGGACGATCTCGCCGGCGCGGCGGTCTACCTGGCCGGCGACGCCGCCCGGATGGTCACCGGGCTCTCGCTGACCGTCGACGGCGGGGTGACCGCCTACAACACCGGCCCGGCGATGCTCGACCTGCTCCAGGCGGGTCGCATCCCGGTCTGA
- a CDS encoding SgcJ/EcaC family oxidoreductase, which yields MTISAASRPVSADDQASVLRFIQKITDSWNANEAEPLCEVYADDASILLPGAILKGRPTITEWMAAAFAGKWKGTHVLGHPLEYRYITDDVLLVVTHGGAYRPGATEVPVEHAIRGMWLFIRDDSEVGWTITAYANTPVFGTIELPETHLQ from the coding sequence ATGACGATCAGCGCCGCCTCCAGACCCGTGTCAGCCGATGACCAGGCGTCCGTCCTCAGGTTCATTCAGAAGATCACCGACTCGTGGAACGCCAACGAGGCCGAGCCGCTGTGCGAGGTCTACGCCGACGACGCCTCGATCCTGCTGCCAGGGGCGATCCTCAAGGGACGGCCCACCATCACGGAATGGATGGCCGCGGCGTTCGCGGGCAAGTGGAAGGGCACCCACGTGCTCGGCCACCCGCTCGAGTACCGCTACATCACCGACGACGTGCTGCTGGTCGTCACACACGGCGGCGCGTACCGGCCCGGCGCCACCGAGGTGCCGGTCGAGCACGCCATCCGCGGCATGTGGCTGTTCATCCGGGACGACTCGGAGGTCGGCTGGACCATCACCGCGTACGCCAACACGCCGGTGTTCGGCACCATCGAGCTTCCCGAAACGCACCTGCAGTGA
- a CDS encoding NAD(P)/FAD-dependent oxidoreductase, giving the protein MSARDRALILGGSIAGLFAAQALAGAYREVLVVDRDALIGTTGLRRATPQSFHAHGLLARGQQAIEELFPGITDEFAADGVPVGDVGSDLRWVINGRRLRQTSIGLTCLATPRTVLEDGVRTRVSALPNVRLLEHCDIVGLTTTADRRRVTGAQVFHQADARSEVLTADLVVDATGRGSRTPLWLSELGYQPPAEERVKIGLGYATRNFRMPAGLLGKDIGYIVAQTPSHPRGAVLARERRLPDGSDRYVLSLNAHAGDHPPADPAGFLEYARSVPVPEIYAAVRDAEPLNDIQTYRFPATQWRHYEKLTAFPAGLLLIGDSVASPNPVYAQGNTLSALAALALRTQVADGGEPDPRRYFAAITPNIQAAWDVNLAGDLRYPEIEGRRTPKLRIASAYINKVQRAAAHDDALTEAFLRAAGLVDPPQALFKLGTLLRTLRHSVLTEPRATQAEVR; this is encoded by the coding sequence GTGAGCGCCCGCGACCGCGCGCTGATACTCGGCGGGAGCATCGCGGGGCTGTTCGCGGCCCAGGCCCTGGCCGGCGCATACCGTGAAGTGCTCGTCGTGGACCGGGACGCTCTCATCGGGACGACCGGGCTGCGGCGGGCCACCCCGCAGTCGTTTCACGCACACGGCCTGCTCGCCCGCGGTCAGCAGGCGATCGAGGAGCTGTTTCCCGGCATCACCGACGAGTTCGCCGCCGACGGCGTGCCCGTCGGCGACGTCGGATCCGATCTGCGCTGGGTCATCAACGGCCGGCGCCTCCGGCAGACCTCCATCGGCCTGACCTGCCTGGCCACGCCCAGAACCGTGCTGGAGGACGGGGTGCGCACGCGGGTGAGCGCCCTGCCCAACGTGAGGCTGCTGGAACACTGCGACATCGTGGGCCTGACGACCACCGCCGACCGGCGCCGGGTCACCGGGGCCCAGGTGTTCCACCAGGCCGACGCGCGTTCCGAGGTGCTGACCGCAGACCTGGTGGTGGACGCCACCGGGCGTGGTTCGCGCACGCCCCTGTGGCTGTCGGAACTGGGCTACCAGCCGCCGGCCGAGGAACGGGTCAAGATCGGCCTCGGGTACGCCACCCGGAACTTCCGGATGCCGGCGGGTCTGCTGGGCAAGGACATCGGCTACATCGTCGCGCAGACCCCGTCGCATCCGCGCGGCGCGGTCCTGGCCCGGGAGCGCCGGCTCCCGGACGGCAGCGACCGGTATGTGCTGTCGCTGAACGCCCACGCCGGCGACCATCCGCCCGCAGACCCGGCGGGCTTCCTCGAATACGCCCGGTCGGTGCCGGTGCCGGAGATCTATGCGGCGGTGCGCGACGCGGAGCCGCTCAACGACATCCAGACCTACCGGTTCCCGGCCACCCAGTGGCGCCACTACGAGAAGCTGACCGCCTTCCCGGCCGGGCTGCTGCTGATCGGGGACAGCGTGGCCAGCCCGAATCCCGTCTACGCCCAGGGGAACACGCTGTCGGCACTGGCGGCTCTGGCCCTCAGGACCCAGGTGGCCGACGGGGGCGAGCCGGACCCGCGGCGGTACTTCGCCGCGATCACCCCGAACATCCAGGCCGCCTGGGACGTCAACCTCGCAGGTGACCTGCGGTATCCGGAGATCGAGGGCCGCCGCACCCCGAAACTCAGGATCGCTTCGGCCTACATCAACAAAGTCCAGCGTGCCGCCGCGCACGACGACGCGCTGACCGAGGCGTTCCTGCGGGCAGCCGGCCTGGTCGACCCGCCCCAGGCCCTGTTCAAGCTCGGCACCCTGCTGCGGACGCTGCGGCACAGCGTGCTCACCGAACCGAGAGCGACCCAGGCGGAGGTCCGGTGA
- a CDS encoding cytochrome P450, with the protein MAEATRLRELGAAVQVELPGEVLAWSVNSFSLAKRLFADPRVSKDPRKHWPAFIDGEIGDDWPLISWVKMDSMTINDGDDHRRLRGLIAPDFGPRRIEAQRPLVEQIVTSILDDLAEVAADEPVDLRKAFAQQIPARMICELFGIPEQARPEVLRGLELAVDTTLPPEVAEANLHHWQLALQDLAAAKREHPADDMTSRLVQAQDAERLSASEVIGSLFNVLGAGSETVMNLITKAVVALLTHPDQFALVTSGQAGWDDVIDETLRVEAPIAQLPLRFAVEDIELDDGNVIAKGSPILMCLAAAGRDPDRYGASAAEFDLTRTDKEHLSFGYGAHFCVGASLARLEALTALPALFNRFPMMSLAVAPAELRPPGTFIMNGNLALPVYLHGRS; encoded by the coding sequence ATGGCCGAGGCCACCCGGCTGCGTGAGCTCGGCGCGGCCGTCCAGGTGGAGCTCCCGGGAGAGGTGCTCGCCTGGTCCGTCAACAGCTTCTCGCTGGCCAAGCGGTTGTTCGCCGACCCGCGGGTCTCCAAGGACCCCCGCAAGCACTGGCCCGCTTTCATCGACGGCGAGATCGGCGACGACTGGCCGCTGATCAGCTGGGTCAAGATGGACAGTATGACCATCAACGACGGCGACGACCACCGCCGGCTGCGGGGTCTGATCGCCCCGGATTTCGGCCCGCGCCGGATCGAGGCCCAGCGCCCGCTGGTCGAGCAGATCGTCACCTCCATCCTCGACGACCTCGCCGAGGTCGCGGCCGATGAGCCGGTCGACCTGCGCAAGGCCTTCGCCCAGCAGATCCCCGCCCGGATGATCTGCGAGCTGTTCGGCATCCCTGAGCAGGCCCGCCCGGAGGTGCTCCGCGGCCTGGAACTCGCGGTCGACACCACCCTGCCGCCCGAGGTGGCCGAGGCCAACCTGCACCACTGGCAGCTCGCGCTGCAGGACCTCGCCGCGGCCAAGCGCGAGCATCCCGCCGACGACATGACCAGCCGCCTGGTCCAGGCTCAGGACGCCGAGCGGCTGAGCGCCTCGGAGGTCATCGGCTCCCTGTTCAATGTGCTCGGGGCCGGCTCGGAGACCGTGATGAACCTGATCACGAAAGCGGTCGTCGCGCTGCTCACCCACCCGGACCAGTTCGCCCTGGTCACCTCCGGCCAGGCGGGCTGGGACGACGTCATCGACGAGACCCTGCGGGTGGAGGCCCCGATCGCCCAGCTGCCGCTGCGGTTCGCCGTCGAGGACATCGAACTCGACGACGGCAACGTGATCGCCAAGGGCTCACCGATCCTGATGTGCCTGGCCGCCGCCGGTCGCGACCCTGACCGCTACGGCGCCTCCGCGGCCGAGTTCGACCTGACCCGCACCGACAAGGAGCACCTGTCGTTCGGCTACGGCGCGCACTTCTGCGTCGGGGCCTCGCTGGCCCGCCTTGAGGCGCTGACCGCGCTGCCCGCGCTGTTCAACCGCTTTCCGATGATGTCGCTGGCGGTCGCGCCCGCAGAGCTCAGACCCCCGGGCACGTTCATCATGAACGGCAACCTGGCCCTGCCGGTGTACCTGCACGGCCGTTCCTGA
- a CDS encoding EF-hand domain-containing protein — MAAAAVAVREGYLALWRALVAKMDADGDGRISEEEFLTSVGRSIVVRPDGFDNHLRPLAEALMGLTDTDGDEQVSPNEFTALFGALGAAGGDAAHAFSVLDRDGNGHLSTEEIIDAIREYYTSPDPDAPGNLLFGDLTVR, encoded by the coding sequence ATGGCCGCCGCCGCGGTCGCGGTTCGTGAGGGCTACCTGGCCCTGTGGCGGGCACTGGTGGCCAAGATGGACGCCGACGGTGACGGCCGGATCAGCGAGGAGGAGTTCCTCACCTCCGTGGGACGTTCGATCGTGGTCCGCCCCGACGGCTTCGACAACCACCTGCGCCCCCTGGCCGAGGCGCTGATGGGCCTGACCGACACCGACGGCGACGAGCAGGTCAGCCCGAACGAGTTCACCGCCCTCTTCGGCGCCCTGGGCGCGGCGGGCGGCGACGCCGCCCACGCGTTCAGCGTGCTCGACCGCGACGGCAACGGGCATCTGAGCACCGAAGAGATCATCGACGCCATCCGCGAGTACTACACCAGCCCCGACCCCGACGCCCCTGGCAACCTGCTCTTCGGCGACCTCACCGTCCGCTGA